GGTGAGCTGATCATCGTGGTCGTGAGGTCCGCGCTCGCCGTCCCGCGCCTCGGACCGCTCATCCACACGGTCATCAGACGCGTGGCCAGCCGAGTCCCCGGACGCGTGCCCCGCCGTGTCGTCGGGATCCGCAGCCAATTCCGCAGCGGACTCCTCGCCGGTCCCGTCCCGCAACGGCTCGATGAAGTCCGTATCGACGCCGAACATGCGGTCCTCGTCCAGCGCCTCGAAGGCGGCGGTGTCGGAGAGGAGATCGTGCACCTCCGGCGTCTCCGCCAGCAGCGACTCGACCTCAGTCTCACTGAGCGGTGCGGGCGTCGCCGCGCCGAGGCCCGCCGACAGACCCGTGCCGACGGACCCGACCCGATCGACCAGGCGGTCGAGCATCCGCACGGCATCGTCCGTGATCTCGTCGTCGTGGGACTCGACGCCGTGGAGCAGCCAGCGGGCGATCTCGAGTTCGTGGTAAAGCGCGGTGCGGGTGCGCACCGCCGCCAGGGAACTGCGATCTCGCAGCGTGGCGTACCGGGCGAGCACGCCGTTCAGCACGTCGGGGCCGGCGCCCAGGAGCCACGCGAGATCACTCGCCGGATCGCCCACGGAGCACTCGGACCATCCCACGATCCCGGTGACCTCATCGTCGGTCACCCGGAAGTGCTCCGCCTCGAGCGAGCCGTGGATCATCGTGGGTTCGAAGTCCCAGAGGTCGCCCGCTTCGAGCACCCGGGTCCAGCGCGACAGGATCGTCTGGGGCACGAGGCGCGTGGACTCGGCACGATCGATGAGCCGGGTCGCCTGCAAGCGCAGATCCTGCGCAGACCGGATCGGCAGCCCGCCCTGGTGCGCGACGGACTGGGGCAGGCCGTGGATGGCCGCGATGGCCTGCGCGATCGGCTGGATGAGGAGCGAGTCGGCTTGGAGATCCTCGGCGTCGAACCGACCGCCATCGACGTAGGTCGTGACCACCGCGCGGCTGTCTCCCGCGCGGGTCATGCCGAGCGACTCCGGGATCGCGAACGGCAACGCCGCGCGGGATCCCTCGGTCAGGGCCGCGAGTCCGAGGAGCTCCGCGGACTGCTGCACCTCGGCGGCCTGCGAGCGCGGCACCCGCACGAGCAGCTCGTCCGTGCCGTCGGTCACGATCGCGGAGGCGAACGACTCGTCCTCCTCGTGGCCCCGGGCGCCGAGCACCACCAGACCCGGCACCGCGGAGGTGGCGAGCGCGGCTAGAGTAAATGGAATGCTGGCCATGTACATCAGCGTAGGCACCCCCGCCGAAACGGCAGTCACGCCACGCGCAATGCGCCGCACACCGGAGCGCCCGAGGAGCCGACAGAGAGGACCCTCGGAGCGCGGTGCCGCGGCGAGGCCGCACCGTCATCGAAGGGACCACCCATGAGCCAGCCACACCCGCCGTTCGCCGCGGGGATCCTCGACCGCGACGCGACGAC
Above is a genomic segment from Leucobacter rhizosphaerae containing:
- a CDS encoding phosphotransferase, whose amino-acid sequence is MASIPFTLAALATSAVPGLVVLGARGHEEDESFASAIVTDGTDELLVRVPRSQAAEVQQSAELLGLAALTEGSRAALPFAIPESLGMTRAGDSRAVVTTYVDGGRFDAEDLQADSLLIQPIAQAIAAIHGLPQSVAHQGGLPIRSAQDLRLQATRLIDRAESTRLVPQTILSRWTRVLEAGDLWDFEPTMIHGSLEAEHFRVTDDEVTGIVGWSECSVGDPASDLAWLLGAGPDVLNGVLARYATLRDRSSLAAVRTRTALYHELEIARWLLHGVESHDDEITDDAVRMLDRLVDRVGSVGTGLSAGLGAATPAPLSETEVESLLAETPEVHDLLSDTAAFEALDEDRMFGVDTDFIEPLRDGTGEESAAELAADPDDTAGHASGDSAGHASDDRVDERSEARDGERGPHDHDDQLTEPISDDELPERDR